TCGAATCACACATCATAAGGAACACGCTTACTATCTTACTTCATTCGTTTAGTAGCATTTCGGCCATACTATCGAGCTTTGTTTTTACAAATCGCCATTCGGGCATTACCTTGTCCAGCAACCGGTAAAATCGCGGACTATGGTTATGCTCCTGAAGATGACAGAGTTCGTGCAGGATTACATAATCCACGCATTCACGAGGCGCTTTTACTAAGTGTGGATTGAGTAAGATTTTTCCCCGCGGAGAACAACTTCCCCACTGCTTTTTCATCTTCAGCAATTGCAAGCTAGGGATTGATTCGAGCCATGTAACTGTATCAAAAAGTGCCTCTATACGGCATTGAAATGTTTTCCTAGCCCGCTCGCGATACCATTTATCAATTTTCTTCTTAATCACAGCCGGGTCTTTGTTCAACCCCTCAACGCAGAGATATCCTCGAAATAATTTGACCGAATCCTCTTTCTTAGCACCACAATCAACCTTAAGTTGGTAACGCCGTCCCAAGTAAAAGAAGCTCTCTCCGCTAACATAACTTCTCGGCAGTACATTCTGTCGCAATTTGCGCACTTCGGAAAGATGCCGCTTAATCCAGTTCGCACGTTTAAGAACGGCAGCATGAATTTCATCCATTGATCGGTTTTCTGGAGCGTTGACCCGAACGCTTCCATCGGGACGGATACGAATCGCTACTTCCTTGAGACGTCTCGACGTGAAGCAAATGTCATACTCAAACTTCTCATCTCCATAGACAAAACTCTTTTTAATCATCTAAAGTGCCCCTTTGCCGACTCCAACTCGAGTAATATGGATTACCCGCTCAATGATTTTCTTTGCATTATCGAGCCCGACAATTTCAAATAAAAGCTTCAACAGCGTCTTGCGTATTTCCGCCTCCATGTTCTGAGAACTTATGGAATATGTAGCAACTGCACTTCTAACGACTTTGTCAATATTAAAAACCAGCTCTGCAATCCTGTCATGTTCTTTTTTGTCTAACCTCTCAAAATATTCTTCTCCAAGTACAAGACGGAAAACACCATAATATGCCTTGGCATACCGGTTATCATTAAAGACATTCGGAACTGTATCCACCTCGCGGTTACTGATTTTCTCTTCAAGGTCCCTGAGTAGGACATATTGCTTGTACGGATAATCAAACATTGCATCCGCTTCCTCAATCGCTCGCCTTAAAAGCTCCGAAAACATTTGTTGCGCATAAGGATCATCACCCAGATCCTGCTCTATGATTCGCTCGATACGACTTTTTATTACATCAGTCTCATTTCTCGTTTTCTCTTTTGTCCAGTTCTCTGGGTCTTTATTTTGCCCAAGCTCATCCACTAGAATTGTGCCCTCGGGTTCCCGAACCCCAGTGCCAACAATATGCTTATCAACCAAGCTACTAATCTGTCTTTCGTAAGTACTGTAATCGACGGCTTCATGGGCATCCTGTCTAACGATTTTCCTAAGACTGGTAAAAAAACTCAGGTCTTTCTTATAGGTTTGAATCAGTGATTCCGAGAAAAAAGAGTCTTCAAAAAAAGACCGGGAGGAAAGCGCTGTTTTAAGACACATTCCATACTCTGTTAGTGCTACGTAAAAATCTTCCCGGGTTTTTTGACGCACATCATAATTTCTTCCCTCTGCGTCTTTTTCGTATTGAGGTATCAAGATGCTACGGTATTGTTCAAGGTCTTTTCTGTTTTCGACCACAACAAAGATTTTCCATAAACGATCATGCAGGACAGGCAATCTTTTGTATTCGGCACTTACCTGTCGATACAAACCGTTTAAGTCGTCAATGTCATAACCTTGCTGAGTACGATCTGCGAGATCCTGATACTTCTTAATCGCCGTGTCAAGCTCTTTGAGAATGCCTCGATAATCTATTAGCAAGCCATAATCCTTGGCATCATGCAACCGGTTTACGCGTGCAACGGCCTGAATAAGATTGTGCTGTTTAAGCGGTTTGTCGATATAAAGCACTGCGTTTCTAGGTTCGTCAAACCCAGTCAAAAGCTTGTCGACAACTATCAGTAAGTCCGGCGGGTCATCTGTTCCGAACCGTTCAACAACATCCCGTTCATATTCGTGCTGGTTTCCCTGAATATTCTCTCTCCACCACTGCTGAACTTCTGGTACGTCTCTTTCGTCAATGCTGTAATGTTCCTTGCGAGTATCAGGCGGAGAAATTACCACCGCACTCGACACAAGACCGGTTTTGTCCAAATATTTTTTGTACCGGATGGCAGAAAGCCTGCTATCGGTAGCAACCTCGCCCTTTAGACCCTGTCCGAGTTTTTTGAAGTTCTCGTTGAAATGAACTGCAATGTCCCAGGCAATCAGCTCAATGCGATTAGCCGAACCGTATAAAGGCCCCTTATTCCCCCACTTCTTTTTTAGATCGTTTCTCTGCCTGTCGGAGAGACTCGCGGTTATTTTTTCAAACCAATTATCAATAGCCTCCTCAGTTACGTTGAGTTCGGATCTACGCTCTTCATAGAGCAACGGGGTCACAGTGTGGTCCTCCACGGCTCTGCGCATTGTGTAGGTGTGTATAATCGGACCAAATTTCTCGGTAGTCTTCTCTCCTTTGAGAAGCGGCGTACCAGTAAACGCGATGTATGACGCGTTGGGAATGGCATGTTTCATACGTTCGTGGGTTTCACCGCCATGACTGCGGTGTCCTTCATCCACGATAACAATTATGTCCTCGCTATCGTTTCGGCACTCTGGCAGCTTAGAAGCCGTATTAAACTTGTCGATAATCGTAAAGATAATCCGTTCATTGCCCTTGCCAATGCGGTTCGCAAGATCCTTTCCTGAAGAGACTTTGGCTTTCTCACCCTTTTTCACTCCAGCAATTTCTGAACCGAATGCTCCACTCGTCAAGAATGTCCTAGCAAGCTGCTTTTCAAGATCAATGCGGTCGGTTACAACAACAATCCTACAGTTCTTGAGATCAGGATGTAACAAAAGCGCCTTACAAAGAAAAACCATTGTGAAGGACTTGCCCGAACCGGTCGTGTGCCAGATAACGCCGTCCTCGCGTCCTCCCTCGGGCTTTTTTTCTTTAATTCTTTTGACAAGAGATTTGACACCGAATGCCTGTTGATAACGGGCGGCGACCTTGCCAACTCTCTGATCAAATAATAGGTAGAAGCGGATGAACTCAAGAAACTGTTTTGGCGATAGCAGACTGATTATCAGCCTGTCTTGGTCTGTAGTCATCTGTTTCTCGGACCATAGGCTCTCAAAATACTCTCTAACCTCTAGAGGCCGGTTCGCAAAAATCGTGGCCTTTGCAGGATATGAAAGTGGCGTATTCTTGATTTTCGAAAAATGATCCTCTTCAAACTCTTCTTCCCGCCACTTGGCCCAGAATTTCTTCGGCGTTGCAGTAGTTCCGTAGCGTCCGTCCGTGCCACTTATGCTTAACAGAAGCTGGCTATAGATAAACAAATGGGGAATTTCGTCTCTCTTTTGGTTGCGGATATTCTGACTGATACCCTCATCAACAATAGATTTATTGAGACTTCCAGAATCTGGCCTCTTGGCCTCAATTATAGCCAAAGGAATGCCGTTTACGTAACATACTATGTCCGGTTTCCTAGTATGTGTGCCATCTGATGAAAGAACTTCTAACTCTTCGGTAACG
The DNA window shown above is from Candidatus Dadabacteria bacterium and carries:
- a CDS encoding M48 family metallopeptidase; the encoded protein is MIKKSFVYGDEKFEYDICFTSRRLKEVAIRIRPDGSVRVNAPENRSMDEIHAAVLKRANWIKRHLSEVRKLRQNVLPRSYVSGESFFYLGRRYQLKVDCGAKKEDSVKLFRGYLCVEGLNKDPAVIKKKIDKWYRERARKTFQCRIEALFDTVTWLESIPSLQLLKMKKQWGSCSPRGKILLNPHLVKAPRECVDYVILHELCHLQEHNHSPRFYRLLDKVMPEWRFVKTKLDSMAEMLLNE
- a CDS encoding type I restriction endonuclease subunit R — protein: MNGTPETTEQYSSHIPALQTLVAMGWSFMSTEKCLSARGSMQEVLMPNVLIEELSKRRFEYKGNKYQLSSNAIEQIVRELSVSSLHEGLLSSNERFYNKLCLGTTVTEFIDGKKHSPTISIIDWENLSTNSFIVTEELEVLSSDGTHTRKPDIVCYVNGIPLAIIEAKRPDSGSLNKSIVDEGISQNIRNQKRDEIPHLFIYSQLLLSISGTDGRYGTTATPKKFWAKWREEEFEEDHFSKIKNTPLSYPAKATIFANRPLEVREYFESLWSEKQMTTDQDRLIISLLSPKQFLEFIRFYLLFDQRVGKVAARYQQAFGVKSLVKRIKEKKPEGGREDGVIWHTTGSGKSFTMVFLCKALLLHPDLKNCRIVVVTDRIDLEKQLARTFLTSGAFGSEIAGVKKGEKAKVSSGKDLANRIGKGNERIIFTIIDKFNTASKLPECRNDSEDIIVIVDEGHRSHGGETHERMKHAIPNASYIAFTGTPLLKGEKTTEKFGPIIHTYTMRRAVEDHTVTPLLYEERRSELNVTEEAIDNWFEKITASLSDRQRNDLKKKWGNKGPLYGSANRIELIAWDIAVHFNENFKKLGQGLKGEVATDSRLSAIRYKKYLDKTGLVSSAVVISPPDTRKEHYSIDERDVPEVQQWWRENIQGNQHEYERDVVERFGTDDPPDLLIVVDKLLTGFDEPRNAVLYIDKPLKQHNLIQAVARVNRLHDAKDYGLLIDYRGILKELDTAIKKYQDLADRTQQGYDIDDLNGLYRQVSAEYKRLPVLHDRLWKIFVVVENRKDLEQYRSILIPQYEKDAEGRNYDVRQKTREDFYVALTEYGMCLKTALSSRSFFEDSFFSESLIQTYKKDLSFFTSLRKIVRQDAHEAVDYSTYERQISSLVDKHIVGTGVREPEGTILVDELGQNKDPENWTKEKTRNETDVIKSRIERIIEQDLGDDPYAQQMFSELLRRAIEEADAMFDYPYKQYVLLRDLEEKISNREVDTVPNVFNDNRYAKAYYGVFRLVLGEEYFERLDKKEHDRIAELVFNIDKVVRSAVATYSISSQNMEAEIRKTLLKLLFEIVGLDNAKKIIERVIHITRVGVGKGAL